The window GATTGTATCCTCTTCTTTGAGAAGACCATCGACTCCCTGCTGACTCCCCCAGCAGTAGATGAGCTTGATGGACCAGGACCCCCCATACGGGCATCcgcccccagcctcagccccgtACCACCCCTCTCAGCCTCAGACAGACGCACCAGCCCCAAGGACATCATAGACCTGGTTCGCCCAGCACAGCCTGATCTGGTCCACCCCACACATGCACCATTCAACCCCCCCATGCCAGGTACAGCACAGTTCGCTCCTTGCTCCACCCTAAACAGTACTGTTTACATTTGATTATCAGTCCCTTGGATCATTAGAATTACCACAGTCAAATGAGATCAGACTTCATCACAATCATCAGCATGACAGattactcaacattgacatttGTACTGTATAGTGAATATACAAGTGTCACGTgggctccctctccggcctctaggtcacaaggctgctcgttagggcgcacacctgtcaccagcgttactgcgcataatgacactcacctggactccatatatctccttgattacctgccctttatatgtcactccttttgggttcttccccagtcgtcatcgttgctgtttcatgtcggtgctctgtttgtgtttcttgttttgttcatttattaaaaTGTATTCACTTCCCGAACTTGCTAacccgactctcagcgtacatcgttacaacaagAAATATGATTGACTTTCCATTGACCCAATGGTTTTTTGAAGATATAGATTTGCCATTGACCTTGTCTTTTGAAGATACAGAACGTACAGCGAACTGATGAGTTTACCTCTCAAACTCTTTCTCTTTGCAGATTTCACCCAGAACATGGTAATGAACAACCCTGAGAGGCATTTTGAGAACAAGCCGAGGCGTGAGGGGATGGAAAACTTCCCTACAGAGTACAACCTGCCGCCCCCTGGCAAGGACAGTGCCCCCTATGGCCACGCCCTGTACCAGCCTGTAGGCTCCGTCCCCACCCCCGTCCGCATCGCCCAGAAGATTGCAGAGCACCAGGGGAGTGTGGGGAACACCAacatcctctcttcctccctcctgtccAACTGCCGTAGGAACCTTGATTTAGAGAACGTAGAGAGACCACCCACCTCCCCGGATTATCCAATCAAACAGGACCCGACCACCTCAGCCAAGCCCACCCATTACCCCAACAACATCAGCATGATAATGGGCAGCAACCAGCACCACAGCCATTCGCTGGCCAATGTGAACCTCCAGGATAGGAAGTCTCAGATGCTGGCTAACCTATCAGGGACGTCCCACCCTGTGGAGGCGGAGGAGCTCCATGGGCTTCCAACCCGCAGTGTGTCTTTCAGGGATCCCACTCCAAATAAGTCCCGGATGGAGGCACTGTCCAAACTGGGCTTGACCCGAAACCACACCCACAACAGCAGCACAAACACCAAACCCGCTGCTGCCCCGATTCCGGTTGCCACCCCTACACCCGTTCCCATGCCTACCCCTACACTGACACCCGTGAGTAAACCAGATGTGGCCAGACAGGCAAAGACCTTGccaccagcaacagtcaacacCAACACCTCTCATGCAAGTATCCATGACAACAAGCCTGCTTCTCCGTCGCCCGAAGTCTCGTCCAAGGACTTTAACAGCTATGGCGGGAAGTCCATCGTGGTGAACCCCTCtaaggctgctgctgctgctgtagcTCCCTCCACCAGTGGCCATGGCAGTAAGGCCCACCCAGTGACCTCTCACAGTGACTTCAACCCTTACGGGGGTAAGACTAAGGTAATGAAACCTGCTCCTGTTACCACAACCAGGGCTGACCTAACCCAGCCAGACATCGAGAGGAGGGCCGTGCCTCCCCCAGCCTCCACCTCAGCCAGAGTGATGCCTTCACCAGCCTCCACCCCAGCCAGAGTGATGCCTCCCCCagtctccacctccaccccagccagagtgatgccttccccagtCTCCACCGCCACCCCAGCCAGAGTGATGTCTCCCCCagtctccacctccaccccagccagagtgatgccttccccagcCTCAACCTCCACCCCAGCcagagtgatgccttccccagcctcaaccccagccagagtgatgccttccccagcCTCAACCTCTACCCCAGCCAGAGGGATGCCTTCCCCAGCCTCAACCCCAGCCAGAGTGATGCCTCCCCCAGTCTCCACCTCCACGCCAGCCAAAAGGATGCCTCCACCAAACTCCACCTCCATCCCAACCAAAGGAGAAACCATGTCCTACGAGGTCAAGAGCTACGGGGGGAAGACCAGAATGGTCACCCCATCCGACACCACCCCCTCTCCCATTACCACCCCTGACATCCTCACACACACCCTAGTGAGGTCCCCCAGCAAAGCTTCAGCCCCAGTGCCTTCTCCAGCCTCCAGACCTTTCCGCTATAGCACTCCCCCTAGCGCCAACAGGGTGGGGGCGTCTCCCTCTTCTCCGGAGTCCCGGCCGAAGTCCGCCGTCTCCAAGCCATCGTTCCGCTCCCAGGGGATCACTGTGCAGTTCTCCGGACGGGGAGTGACAGATGAGTCACGCAGAGAAGCTCTTCGGAAACTGGGACTGCTGAAAGACACTTTCTAACTCTCTGCATAACCTCTATTCAGCTCCCAGGTGGACAGACGTAACGAAGGCCTCTGGAGTTTTTCTGAAAGGGTGTGAGGCGTGGCAGGAGAGGATACCTACATTACTGTGGAATGATCCGGGCTGAAACCGGCACACCCGGTTCTGAGCGCTGAATGCTGACAAACGAGTCCGACACGTCACATGGCCTAGTtgacaaatacacacacgcagacatgtacacacacattcgTCAAACAGACATACACGCACTCAAACACACACGTGCACTCATACCCACAAATACATTCACCCAACAATCCCACACTTATATGCATCAAAGCACTATCCCTTAATTGTCCTCTATTTAACTGTAGTCCGACTAAGTGTTTTACATTGCCTCTGAATCAAGACATATTGTACTTTACAGTATACATGTACCTCTAATATTCTCTGGGCCAaaacagacaaaaaaaacagaccTGTTCAAAGGGTAATGCAGACAGCTGAATGTCTTTGGCATTGGCACATTTGGCAGAGACAGACTTTTTACTACCTTTGCCACCTTCTGATGTCACATCCTCAGCTACCAGTGAGAATCCTTACATGCTCTCACTCTCCAAAGATGGATTTATATACCCAATGTAATTACATTGACTTTGTATGACACTATAATGATTACTGATCAGTTTGAGCCTGGTACTGATAAAGTGAACTTGAATCATTATAAACTGGCTGTGCAGTCACCTGAGAACTGAAGAGCCTCACAACATGTTATTTTGTTTACCGATTTCAGCGTCGTTGTTATCCAGGGGGTTATTAAGAGTGTGATGTATCTCACCGTTCAGCTCTTAACAAGGACATAGTTTGAGGGACTTTCCTGGCAGAATAAGGTTGAATTAACTTCACTCACTAATTGTCACGTACCCCCCTCTCCGGCGCTCAACGTCACCAGTTtactcattattacgcacacctgccaccatcgttacgcgcacctgcgcctcatgacactcacctggactctatcaccttcctgattacctcccctatatctgtcactccccttggctctttcctcaggtgttattgactctgtttctgaCTAGCTGGTTCATGTATATATGCTACTCGTGTTACTTGCATTGTTCcatgttcatttatttattaaattcactccctgtacgTGCTTCCCTACTCCCAGCGTACACGTTACACTAATCTATTAGAATGTATCTATATTCCCTGTGAGGACGGTAACCATCCTACTCATAAATATTGATGATATCCTACTTAATAGGTATTTATGCACCCATTGATTTCCACTGCTGCCTTATGGTATGTTAAAGACAGGTCACTCGGAAGGGGGTACATTCCCTCATGCAAGAGCAAAGCTTAGAAACGTAACAATTGATTGGCATACCAAGCAAACTAAGCAGCAATTAAAATAGTTTGCATTCATGTACCTCATATACTCAGCTCGAAGGATATCAAATTATTGGAAGTTCTGAAGTGACCCCATGTGTTTATCTCCTCATATGACATTTTTGTGAATGTAAGTTACAGAAAAGAGGGAGTGCAAGACAGGCTTGAGTTTCTAGGAAAGGAGTGATATGTAACTACAGCGCTGGCTAAAGTTTATTTTTACTCCATGGACATTCCTCCCACACAAAACCACTGAATGTGGTTTGAAATGTAGACTTTTACTActttgaggggggaaaaacgtAACTTGGTGAGGACGGGCAAGGGCTTGCAATGTCCAAAACACAAACACTGAAGCCACAGAATCCAGAAATACTCACAAGGACAATTTTTTCTTGTTTTGCCCTTCTTTTGTTCATGTACTGTATGCTGAACTTGCATTTGCAATATGTCATTTAACTGTCATCATAACTCTTGCCTCTTGTTTCTCGCTGGACTGCAGATATATTGGTACataaccctctgtgtgtgtgtgtgtgtgtgtgtgtgtgtgtgtgtgtgtgtgtgtgtgtgtgtgtgtgtgtgtgtgtgtgtgtgtgtgtgtgtgtgtgtgtgtgtgtgtgtgtgtgtgtgtgagtacgtgAGTGAGTACATGAGTGAGTGAGTACGTGCGTGCGTgaaacatgtttgtgtgtgtgtgagtgagtacgTGAGTGAGTGAGTACGTGCATGCGTgaaacatgtttgtgtgtgtgtgagtgagtgagtgagtgagtacgtGAGTACGTGAGTACGTGCATGCATGAAACATGTTTGTccattttaaagtttttttttaatgaaaaaagTCAGACTCCGGTTTTGTAGTTCATCTACAGTAACTCATGAAGTAtctaatacacacaaacacatactcgGAAAAT of the Salvelinus alpinus chromosome 37, SLU_Salpinus.1, whole genome shotgun sequence genome contains:
- the LOC139565797 gene encoding uncharacterized protein gives rise to the protein MPRSRLAFDPITMDVRVQANPNLYFGVNGGHDGADRNSHSKPFEDKALHFLSQEEQDCILFFEKTIDSLLTPPAVDELDGPGPPIRASAPSLSPVPPLSASDRRTSPKDIIDLVRPAQPDLVHPTHAPFNPPMPDFTQNMVMNNPERHFENKPRREGMENFPTEYNLPPPGKDSAPYGHALYQPVGSVPTPVRIAQKIAEHQGSVGNTNILSSSLLSNCRRNLDLENVERPPTSPDYPIKQDPTTSAKPTHYPNNISMIMGSNQHHSHSLANVNLQDRKSQMLANLSGTSHPVEAEELHGLPTRSVSFRDPTPNKSRMEALSKLGLTRNHTHNSSTNTKPAAAPIPVATPTPVPMPTPTLTPVSKPDVARQAKTLPPATVNTNTSHASIHDNKPASPSPEVSSKDFNSYGGKSIVVNPSKAAAAAVAPSTSGHGSKAHPVTSHSDFNPYGGKTKVMKPAPVTTTRADLTQPDIERRAVPPPASTSARVMPSPASTPARVMPPPVSTSTPARVMPSPVSTATPARVMSPPVSTSTPARVMPSPASTSTPARVMPSPASTPARVMPSPASTSTPARGMPSPASTPARVMPPPVSTSTPAKRMPPPNSTSIPTKGETMSYEVKSYGGKTRMVTPSDTTPSPITTPDILTHTLVRSPSKASAPVPSPASRPFRYSTPPSANRVGASPSSPESRPKSAVSKPSFRSQGITVQFSGRGVTDESRREALRKLGLLKDTF